In Pirellula sp. SH-Sr6A, the DNA window CTCGACCTCAACATGCCTGTTCAAGACGGATTGGGGGTACTCGATGCTCTTCGGGACTCACCACCTTCGCGACTCCCAGAGATCATCGTGGTAACGGCCAACGACAGTGTGAACATCGCCGTCGAATGCATCCGTCGCGGAGCTTCCGACTTCCTGGTCAAGCCTTACGACCTCGACCATATCCGAACAATCGTTGCGCGCAGCCAACGAAGATGGCAACTGGAGGCGCGCGTCCTGGAACTGCAATCGCAGCTAGACTCAATTCCGTCTCTCGGCGCGCTCTTGAGCATTAGCCCTTCGATGCACCGAGTCTTTGATCAGATTCGCAAAGCCGCTTCCACTTCACTACCCATCCTTATTCGGGGTGAAAGCGGTACGGGCAAAGAGTTGGTCGCGCGCGAACTGCATCGCCTCAGTCCTCGCAACACCGGTCCTTTTATCGCCGTCAACACGGCGGCTCTTTCGGAACACTTGATTGAGAGCGAATTATTCGGCCATGTGAAAGGTGCATTCACTGGTTCCGATCGCAATCGCGAGGGGGTCTTTCGCAAGGCGCATCGGGGCACGCTGTTCCTCGATGAAATCGGAGACATGCCGGTCTCTGTACAAACGCGATTGCTGAGAGTATTGCAGGAAGGCGTATTGACCCCGGTCGGGAGCGAAGAAGAGATACCGGTCGATGTGCGGGTGATCAGCGCCACACACCAGGACTTGGAATCGGCGATCGAACAGAAACGATTTCGAGCCGATCTCTATTTTCGTTTGCGAGGAATTGAGATCAAACTCCCTCCCCTCCGCGCTCGCAGCGAGGATATTTTGCTCCTGGCCAACCATTTCCTCCAAGGGGAATTGGTATTCAGCCCTCAAGCCACCGAAGCGATCCTTCGCTACGCATGGCCCGGAAACATCCGAGAACTCAAGCAGCGAGTCGAGGGTGCGGCAGCCATGGCAAGGTCGTCGGCGATCGAACCGGAAGATCTTGGACTGGCCCCTCCTCGCCCCGACTCGGAAGTGGGCTCGAACACGGACTGGTTGGCTCCCTACTTGGAAGTCCCTCTCACCGAGGGTAAACAAAAATTGGTCGAGTGGTTTGAGCGCGTCGCCATCGAGCGCGCGTTGGAGCTAGAGCAGGGCAATGTGTCCGCCGCTGCACGACGGCTTGGAATCCATCGCCAGAGTCTGCAGCAGAAGCTCAAGGACCTCGAGCGGGCGTGACCGGTCTTTTCCGTCTTTATGCTCGAGGGACTTGGATCAAGCGTTTCATTTCGGCTACAGCTGCCTGGAATCCTACCAACACTGCCCGGCTGACGATGCTGTGACCGATGTTGAGCTCGAACATGTTAGGGATGGACGCGATGGGAATCACATTCTGATAGGTGAGACCATGCCCTGCGTGCAGACGCAGCCCCAGATCGGTGGCAATGACACCTGCCTGAGTGAGTCGATCCAACTCCCGCCGCTGATCAGCACCCCGGGCCAAAGCATATTGGCCTGTGTGCAATTCGATCGCGTGGACACCTAGGGCCTCCGCCTTTTCGATTTGTTCGCGATCGGGATCGATAAACAGACTGACTTCGATCCCTTGATCACGGAGTTTCTCGATCGCTTGCTCTACGACCCCGTCTCCTCGAAGAAGATTGAGTCCACCCTCGGTAGTGACTTCCTCGCGGCGTTCGGGAACCAGTGTTGCCTGACGCGGATGGGTCGCGCAGCAGATATCGACAATCTCGGGTGCACACGAAAGTTCAAAGTTCAGTTTGATATGCACCGTTTCTTTGAGAATTCGCACATCGCGGTCTTGGATGTGTCGGCGGTCTTCCCGGAGATGGACCGTGATGGTGTCGGCACCACCTAGCTCCGCAAAGTATGCCGCTGCGACTGGATCGGGTTCGACCGTGCGACGCGCTTGACGAATTGTGGCAACGTGGTCAATATTGACTCCTAGCTCTACCATTCCGAATCCAGTCTTAAGCTTTCCATGGGGAAGAAGGGCGATTGGAAATTGGGAAACCCATTTGCAAACCGCTCGGCAAATCAATCTTGAGATAGCGTCGTTATACGATCAATCGGGACGCTGTCCAATCGTAATCGAAAGGCGTTGTCGCTCGGCGTTGCGTTCGATCTCCAGGTCCACGCTCGATCCTGGCTGACTATTGCCTATTCGGAAGATGGCATCTTCGACGCCTCGGATTGCGATGCCGTTGACGGAGATAATGCAGTCTCCTTCGGCGAGCCCAGCGAGTTCGGCGGGAGAACCGGGCAAGATCCGATTGGCCATTGCTCCCGTTTGCTCCTTCGTCAGTTCGTAGGTTGTTTCAAGAGGCATTTCCTCCCCTCGAAGCTGTTGGTATCGCGAGACGGAAACGAATTCCACTCCTAGCCAGCCGCGGCGCATCTTTCCGTTCTGAACAATTTCGTCGAAGACTTGGCGGGCCACATTGCTAGGGATCGCAAAACTGACACCTCGGTAGGACTCCCCGATGATGGCGGTGTTGATCCCGATCAATTCGCCGCGCCCATTGACGAGAGGTCCGCCGCTATTGCCAGGATTGACCGCGACATCGGTCTGCATGAGGTCGCTGTATCGGGCCGTGGGACCACGTTTGCGATCTCGTCCGGTGCGGACGGATCCTGAGTCGTCGTATTGCGTCCCGGACAAATCCAGCCGATGTTTGCTGCTCACGATTCCAAAAGTAATCGAACCAGTCAATCCAAAGGGGCTACCGACGGCCCAAACCGGCGAGCCGACCTGAGCGACGTCGCTGTCCCCCCAAGCGATCGGAAGCAAGTCGTCCGCTTTGATTTTGAGAACCGCGAGATCGGTCAAAGGATCGCTCCCGACCAATTCTGCGAGGCAATTGCGCTCGTCCGCCAAATAAACATGGATGACCGGCCCGTCGTCGAGCACGTGACTATTGGTGAGGATCCAACCGCCTTTATCGATAATGACTCCGCTGCCGTGTCCGGTCATCGACCGGCGGCCGATCACGCTGGTCAGGGGTGATTCGGCCATGCTCGTGGTGATATGCACGACGCTCGGGACGACTCGTTTGGCGACCGTTTGAGAGATGCTGGAGAGCCCTTCCAAGGATACTTGTTGGAGTTGTTCCCCGGCGACTTCGTATTCGGCGCGCAATTGGCCCCGATGCCAGGAATACCGAGACAACTCCAAGGTCGCCGGGAGGAGAAGACGGAGGACGGCCAGGAGGACGACGACGACCGCTAAGCTCGTCAAGGTTGATAAAAACAGGGACTTGGCGCTGGAGTAGGCGTTCCCAGGAGAGGGTTCGGAGGCAACCTCTTCCAGAAATTCCTCGTCGCGTGGCAAGCCCTCCGTCTGCATCCCTGGGATTCCATTTGCTGGAGCATTTTCCGCGGGCTCCACACCCTCTCGCGGCGTGGATGGCGAGGCATCGGTAGGAAATAGGAATGGGGGTGGGGACGGGGAGCGATCGATCGAGCCCTCCCGCAGAGATTCTTCGGCGATGGGCCGGTCGTTGAACGAGTCAGCAGGCTGATCGGTGGGATGGGGGGCCATAGGCACAGTTCCTCACTGGCTATTTTTCGGGGGCCTACCTCGCGGAATAAACGACCCTCGCATAGGATAATTTGTACCTTGGAAACGCTTCTGATGCAAAGAATTCCCCTCTCTTTGGGTTTGGTAAAAGCAGGAAACCGATGCGATGTTACTTCCTCTCGGATCTGCACCTGTTCTCGAGGAGGACTGATTTCGGTCGATATGAACGGGTTTTGGAACAAGCAGCCGACCGGGCGGGCGCAGTCATTCTGGGTGGTGATATCTTTGACTTTAAGTGGAGCTGTTATCCATCGCTCGACTCGACGATCGAAAAAGCCGTGGAATGGCTTTCTGAATTAACCGATCGACACCCCAACTGCAGCTTCTATTATCTGTTGGGAAATCACGATTCCCACCCCCGCTACGTTTCAGCCTTGGACCGTTTGGTGTTCGAGAAGAAGAATTTGCAGTGGCAGCCGTACTGGCTTCGATTCGGACACGCTGTCTTCTTGCATGGAGATGTGCTGGATGGTGGGATGGATCATCACGAAGTGGACGAACGGAGAAAAAAGCACAGCGGCGATCCTGTACCGGAATCGTATCGGCATTGGTTGTACGACGTAGCGGTTCAAGTGAAGGTGCATCGGGCCGTGGCCACCTTTGCGAGGAGGAGAGCATGGGTCTTGAAAAAGCTCGCCCGGTATTTGAGAGAGCAAGGGCTCGACGCGACGCAGGGAGTCACGGATGTCTATTTCGGGCATACGCATCGCTCAATGACATCCGTCCGCTATGATGGCTTGGTGTTTCACAACGGAGGAGCGTGTATCAAGGGACTTCCATTTCGGATCCTGGAACTGCAGCTTGCGAGTTAAACAACAGGATTCACTTTCGCGATGCTGAGTGTTCTGCCGAGTCTGAACGAGTTCCCTGAGTTCTATTGGGGCATCATCGCATTATTGCTCCATACCGGATTGACGATGACGATCGTTATCCGCGTCATCATGAGCAATCGTTCGGTAGGGGCGACTCTTTCCTGGATCGCCGTGGTGTTCATGTTTCCGATGCTTGGGCCGGGAGTTTACTTGTTGATCGGCGAGTTGCGACTCGGTTCGCGCCGCGCGAGATTGGTAAGGCAACTCCGAGAACCTTCGCGACTTCGATATCGAAAACTGGATCGAGGGGACCTGCGGGTGCATTGGCATTCCGTTGGAGAGGATTGTGAAATGTTGGCCAGGGCTGCTGAACGCATGCTCGAAGTACCAGCGTTGCCCGGCAATCACTTTGAACTGCTAAGCGATTGGGAGGATGTCTTTGATCGCATGATCCAAGACATCGATGGTGCGCAAGTCAGCTGCGATATGGAGTTTTATATTTGGCATGATGCCGGGCGGACACGCGACGTAGCCGAGGCGTTGATGCGAGCTGCCGAGCGTGGGGTAACGTGTCGTGTTCTGGTCGACGGCATCGGTAGCTTGCCATTCCTTCGCAGCGATACCATTCAAGTGCTCCGCCGAAAGGGAATACGGGTTGAGGCGGCGTTGCCAGGGGGGATTTGGCGCATTCCTTTTGTGCGATTCGATCTCCGCATGCATCGCAAGCTCGTGCTGATCGACGACCAAATCGCTTGGACCGGGAGTCTCAATCTGGTCGATCCTAGGTTCTTCAAAAGCGAGGCTGGGTTCGGGCAATGGATCGATGCGATGACCCGACTGGAAGGCCCCGCCGTCGAAGCGTTGGCGATCACATTCCAGCAGGATTGGTATGTCGAAACCGATTTGGGTGGAACCGAATTACCCGACGTGACGGGAGATCAATTGATTCGCAAACGCGGGACCGCGGCGGTTCAAGTCCTCCCGTCGGGACCGGCCAATCAAGTGGAAGCGATCGAGCGATTGCTAATCACCGCGATCTATCTCGCGCGCCGAGAGCTCGTGATCACCACTCCTTACTTTGTTCCGAGCGAGGCGCTGCAAATGGCGTTGGCCACCGCGTCGCAGCGAGGAGTAAAGGTAATCGTCGTGGTACCTGCAATCGTCGACTCGTTGTTGGTCCGCTGGGCGAGTCAAGCCTTCATGGGTGACCTCATGCAGTCGGGGGTCTTCATCGCCAAATTTCACGGTGGTCTTTTGCATACTAAGAGCGTGACGATCGATGGGCATATCAGCCTGTTTGGTTCGCTCAACATGGATCCGCGAAGCTTTCGCTTGAACTTTGAGCTCACTCTCGCGGTGTACGATATCACCTTTACCAATACCCTTCGAGCATTGCAGCAGGAGTATCTCAACCAATCGGAAATGATCGATCCGGTTGCTTGGTTCAGTCGTTCGTTCCTAACTCGATTCGGAGAAAAGACAGCTCGGCTTATGGGGCCGCTTCTTTGAGCTCCTTCGATATCCATGAAAAGCCCACCTGCGCGTGGAGCGGGTCGGGATCGCAAAAAAGGAGCGCTTGGGTTCCAGTCGACCGTCCAGTTGTTTCGAAATGGCACGGTTTGCATGAGGATCCGATGGCTGGTACTGCGATTGCAGGGTTCGTGTTATAACCAAGCGGGAGCGGCATGTTTCCGCGCTCGACTCTTTGCACTCCCTCCCACTTCCGCACATCAAGGAAACTCAGCGATGAAAGTATTGCTTGCTACCGACGGCTCCTCGACCGCGATGGATGCCGCATCCCTTCTAGCGCGATTGCCCCATCGCGACCGGTTGGAGCTCACGATTTTATTCGTCAATCAGGCGTACGAGTTCTTTGGAGTTGTCGAGTCGCAAAGCGTTGTAGATCGTTGTATCGCAGAAGAAAAATCGCGTGGTATGGAGGCTTGCCAACGCGCAGCACATTTATTTCAAGGTGCGAACGCGACCGTAGAGACGCTAGTCGTCGATGGCCATCCGGGGGAGACGATCGTCGATACGGCAGCAGACAAACAAGTTGACTTGATCGTTCTTGGAGCGACCGGCCACACGAAAATCGATCGCTTTCTGCTAGGGAGCGTCAGCGATTTTGTTGCGACTCATGCGAAATGTTCAGTGCTGGTGGCCCGTTCGCAAATGCTAGAAGAGCTGAAGCAGCATGAGCTTCGGATCTGTGTCGGTATCGACGACTCGGACCGGTCCAGCAATGCGTTCAGCAAATTCTGCGAAGCAGGGTGGACGGTTCCTGCCCAGGTCGATTTTGTGGGAGTAGTTCGGCTCCCTTACACCTATTCGGACATCCCCATCGCGATCGATACGTCTAACAGCAAGAAGAGCATGCAAGCGAAGCTCGCTCAAACCGTCGTTCAATGCCAACATCGGTTTCCTGCGGCGTCGATCCATGTGGAAGAAGCAAACCATGTAGGGGACACGCTGGTTCGATTCGCGACGAAGCATCACTCGGATTTGATGATGCTAGGGGATACCGGCAAGGGACTGATGGGACGGTTTCTCTTAGGAAGCGTCACCCGATATGTTTTGCGGAATGCCCCTTGCTCCATCTGGATCAGCCGTTGATCCTGACGTCATTCGGAATTTTCCCCGGGGCCGTGTCTTTGTGGAAAGCGTAGAGCCTTATTTTCAAAAGTACTTGAATCGCGTCGTAGCAGGCGCGGAGCCGGTGGATCAGCTTCGCTCGCAGGCAGGAAACTTGGTTCACTGGGCGGAGCGGGTCGAACCGGCTGCCACGACGGTGGTTCACGCGCCGTATACATGGACCTTTCGCCAAGTGCTCCAGCACATCATCGATACGGAGCGCGTATTTGCCTTTCGGGCACTGTGGTTTGCGCGCGGCGCTAACGAGCCACTGCCCTCCTTCGATGAACACGCGTTCTCTCGTCACTCCCTCGCGAATGAAATCGATTGGACGAAATTGGTCGATGAATTCCACTCGGTTCGTGCCGCATCCGTTTCGCTGTTTGGCAATTTGCCTCCCGATGCGTGGAAACGTGCCGGCATCGCGGCGGGTTATAAGATGGATGTAACGATGCTTTGCGGAATGATATTCGGACATTTGGATCATCATTTTGAAATCCTTCGGAGCAGGCTGCTTTCCGAAACCTCGCGATAGATTGCGATTCACCGAATTTTTAATCGATCGGTGTTTCCCTCCCTTTTCTTACCTCCATCGACGCCACCGACTCATGATTTCATCGTCCCGTTGCGGCTCTGTGCTGCGAGTCCCCAGCTCCCTTGCCATGGCCTTGTTTTGCTGCCTGGGAGGTGTTTCTCAAGCCGGTGACGAACAGGTGCTCACGACCGGCCGTCTCCATTTGGGTAAGCCAGGTCAGTGGGAATGGGACCATTTCGAAGGAGTACCCGTCGATGCGGAGTCCTTAGAAATACGTTTCGCATCGAAGGCCAACGCATCGGAGCAAACCCTGAGAGTATGGCAGCGCGATGTCAAACTGTCTTGGACGATCAAGCTCAATGACCGAAAGCTTGGGACACTCGAGTCCTTCGAAGGTGCCATGGAAAGCCTGTGCGCGGTCCCTCCCGGCTTGCTTCGCGAAGGAGAGAATGTTTTGAGAATCGAGGCCCCCACCGCGCTCGACGATATCGAGGTGGGGCCGATTGCCATCGTTCCTACTTCGAGGAACGAGCTGCTGAAGGAAACACGGATCGAAGTTTCGGTTGTCGACAGGGAGACAGGAAGCGAGATCCCTTCTCGCCTTACCTTAACCAAACCCGACGGAACATTGCAGCCGTTGCTAGCGGAGCCCGCGCGCGATGTGGCCACGCGCGTGGGTGTCGTCTACGCGCGCGAAGGCAAGGCCTCGTTGTCGCTACCACAAGGAGAATACGTCCTCACGGCAGGACGTGGTTTCGAGTGGGGAACGGACACGACTCGCATTTCGCTGAGTCCAGGAGAATCGAAACGCATAGTACTCTCTCTGCGTCGCGAAGTTTCCACCGAGGGCTGGATCGCTACAGACAGCCACATTCATACACTGACTCACAGCGGTCATGGTGACGCTCGACTTGATGAACGGATGATCACCATTGCAGGTGAAGGGATCGAGCTGGCTATTGCGACCGATCACAACCACCATGTCGATTATGGGCCGGTGCAGAAGAGTATGGATTTACAAGACCGATTCACATCGGTGATCGGCAATGAAGTCACAACCAAGCGGGGGCATTTCAACGCGTTTCCAATCCAACCCGGTGCACCGGTCGTCGATCATAAATTGGAAGATTGGTCGAAGCTATTGCCTGCGATCCGATCGACGCCTGGCGTGGAGGTTATCACTCTCAATCACCCGCGGGATCTCCACAGCGGCTTTATCCCATTAGAAGGAACACACTTCCATCCAAAGACGGGACAGCACGACGATGCCAAGGCGTTAAAAAGTGTCGATGCCATCGAAGTGGTGACATCTGCCGCCTTGCAGTCGGATATCCATCAGCTGATTCGCGATTGGTTCGCATTGCTCAATCGCGGGCATCGGATCGCTGCGATCGGCTCCAGCGACACCCATGACGTCAGTCGTTTCATCCTGGGACAAGGTCGCACCTATGTTGCAGCAAAAGACTCCGACCCGGCTCATCTCGATCTGGAAGAGGTTTGGCAAAGTTATCAGAAAGGACGACTGTTGGTGAGTATGGGCCTGCTGGCTCAATTCCGAATCAACAATCGATTTGCGGTAGGCGATTTAGCGACCGAGCTTGGCAGCCATCTGGACGTCGAGGCCCTCGTTTCGGGACCGTCTTGGGCAAAGGCTGATCACGTGGCCCTCTACGCCAATGGCATACTTCTGCGCGAGGTGGACATTGACGATCAGGGTAAGGCGGGAGAGAAAGCGAAAATCCGCTGGCGCATACCGAGGCCTGCTCACGATGTGCATGTGGTGGTGATTGCGACCGGTCCAGGTGTGGCATCCGCGCATTGGGCACTACCGAGACCCTGGCAACCGACCAGTAAAACAATCGCATCGCGCGTGATCGGATTGACCAACCCGATCTGGGTGGATGGTGACGGAGACGGTGAATTTCAATCAGCCTACGCGTACGCGTCGCGGCTGCTAGAAAAGCATGGTGAGGACCGAGCGGCATTAGCGAAGGATTTGGATCGCTTCGATGGCAGCGTCACGACGCAAGTCGAGTCGCTGCAATCGACCGGGCGATAAGCCTCGCGTTAAACCATTGCAGCAACTCTCGTGTCCAAACCGTTCCTGTCATGCAGTTGGGTTCCGGCAACCGAAACCATCTGTGGAAACCGGTGGACTAGGACCAAGTCGGCTCCCAGCCTTTGCGGTAGGTCTTGCTCAGGTAGTCGTTGGCCGAAGCGACATTGGTGATCCGCAAATTTTCGGCATCCCAATCCAGGCCTTGGTCGGGGAAGCGAATGCCGATCGTTCCGAGCAATACGGCTTCGGTCAGGGGACCAGCGTAGTCAAAGTGCGAGGTCGTAGCCCCATTCCCCAGGCAAGCGTCGGCCCATTGGGTGTAGTGATCAACGTTCGGAAGCGTTTCCAGCTTTTCAGCAGAAAACCGTTCCTTCGGGTAGACGCTCGGCATAGCGACGTGAGGAATGACCAGCGAACCTTTTTCGCCAATCAGTACCGAGCCAGCTTTCGGGAGCGCGACGTCCGAAGGGATATCCTGGATGCGATCTCGCGGTGGCTCGACACCTGCAGCGTCGTACCAAGTCACAGGCAGGCGTCCAGCGGTGGTGTATTCGGTTCCCGGAAATAGATATTGGACCGTGCATCGGTCTGTCCAACTCTCTTTCTTGAGAGCAGGCGCAGCAACTTGCAATGAGACAGGAGAAGTCAACTTCAAGGCCTTGAAGACGGGGTCGAGAATATGGCAACCGAAGTCCCCCAGTTGCCCTGTCCCAAAGGCTTGCCAACCCCGCCAATTGAAGGGGTGATAGAGATTCGCTTTGTAGGCCGTCTCGGGTGCAACACCTTGCCAAAGATCCCATCGAATATGCGAGGGGACGGGATCTGCTCCTGCAGGGGTGTCGATATGTCGCGGCCAAGTCGGATTGTTCGACTGCCAGGAGTGAACCTCCTTTACCTTTCCGATCAAACCGGAGTGAACCCAATGAACGGCGGTGCGATATGCGGAGTGGGATTGAATCTGATTGCACATTTGCGTGACGACACCCGCCTTTTTGGCTGCGAGTCTCATCTGGCGAGCTTCGAACACTGTGTGCGTGAGAGGTTTTTGGCAGAAGATATGTTTCCCTAGCTGCATCGCTGCCAGCGAGATAGGAGCGTGCATGAAGTCGGGGGTGGATACGAGGACTCCCTGAACATCCTTGGACGTATCCAGCAATTTGCGCCAGTCGTCAAAGGTGGCGGCATGAGGATATTTCTCCGCAGCTCGTCCGAGATGCTCTTTGGAACTATCGATGTCGCAGAGGGCGGCGACATCCACCGAAGGGCTGGCGGCCACCCCGAGCAGATCGCTCCATCCTTTGCCCCCGGTTCCGATGCTCGCGATTCGGAGCCGACTATTGGCTCCCAGGACGCGGCGATAATGTTGGGGAGCGAGGCCTGCCAAGGCTCCGGCGGTGACGGCGGACTGCAGAACGCGACGGCGAGAAAGCTGGAATGCCATAGAGACGCGACGCTCCTATGCGGTGGGTGGGTGAACGGATCGGTGAGTGGGCGGTGGGGAAGACACCATTGTAACCCCCAATAAATCCGAGCTGGTCGCGAAACGCGGCGGAGGGGCTGAATTCCGTGCTATACTGAACACGCCTCGGTTATCAAAATAGTGGGATGGTGTCGATTTTAGCGGTGGAATGGACTTGAAAGGTCGATTCACATCGCGAGGCAATCGCCCCTTTCCTGCTCTCACGATTCGCTTGCACTCACGATTTACTTACAGTGGACTGCTTCATGGATTTCCTGTTCCTCGCGCAAAACATCCAGTTGGACTTTCGAAGCATCCTCATGATTGGGCTTGCGATCGGCGCGGTCGTCATCGGCTTGATCGCGTTGGTCATCTTCTGGAATTTCGGAAGTTTGTGGCTACAGGCCAAGACCAGCGGCGCGGACGTTTCCATGATGAGTTTGATCGGAATGTACTTAAGGCAGGTTCGCCCGCACGTCATTGTCAACGCCATCATCATGGCGTCTCAGGCTGGGCTCGACACCAATCGACGCACCGGAATCACCACGCAGGACCTTGAAGCACATTACTTGGCCGAAGGGAATGTGATGAACGTGATAAACGCTATCATCGCTGCCCAGCGCGCAGGAATCGATCTCGATTTCGAACGAGCCGCCGCAATCGATCTTGCGGGACGCGATGTGTTAGATGCCGTGAAAACTTCGGTGCACCCCCGTGTGATCGACTGCCCTGATCCGAGGCATAGCGGCAACGGATTCCTTTCTGCGATTGCAAAAAATGGGATCGAACTGAAGGTAAAGGCTCGCGTGACCGTGCGAACCAACTTGGCCCAGCTCATCGGTGGTGCGACCGAGGAGACGGTCATTGCACGGGTGGGCGAGAGCATCATCAGTTCGATTGGATCGTCTGAGAATCATTTGGTGGTGTTGGAAAACCCAAACCTGATCACCCGCACGGTGCTCAAGCGAGGGCTGGATAACCAAACGGCTTTCACTATCGTTTCGATCGATATCGCCCACATCGAAGTAGGACAGAACATCGGGGCCAGGCTCCGAGCCGATCAAGCTGAGGCGGATGTTCGCATGGCTCGAGCGCAGGCGGAACAACGCCGTGCCGAGGCAATTGCGCAAGAGCAGGTCATGAAGGCTAAAGTCGCCGAGAACCGTTCCAATCTCGTGCTGGCGGAAGCGGAAGTCCCCCAGGCGATGGCAAAAGCGTTTATCGCTGGCCACTTCCAATCTGCAACCTAACGCGTTCGTCGTCGATTCAAAGCGTCAATCCTCGGGGTTTAATCCATGTGTGGCATCGCAGGAGGCGTCTGGCCATTCGGATCCGTGGGGATCGAGCCCGATATCCTTCAACGCATGACCCAGGCATTAGTCCATCGCGGGCCCGATGATGAGGGCGCGTGGATTTCGCCGGCGGAATCCGTTCGGCTCCACGCCGACTCCCGAGACCGTTGCGGAGTCGCTCTCGGATTTCGGCGACTCTCGATCATCGATCTCTCCACCGGCCATCAACCCCTCGGTAACGAAGATGGCTCGGTGCAGATTGTCTTCAATGGAGAGATCTACAACTATCGCGAATTGCGCCATCGACTCGAAGGCTCCGGGCATCGCTTTGAGACCCACTCCGACACCGAGACGATCGTCCATCTCTACGAAGATCTCGGGCTGGAATGTTTCCATCATCTGAACGGAATGTTCGCTCTCGCCATTTGGGACGCGAGGGAGAATCGGTTAGTGCTCGCGCGCGATCGGATGGGTAAGAAACCGCTCTATTACACCCTCCAAGATGGTACTCTTTACTTCGCCAGCGAGTTGAAGAGTTTACTGCAGGTCCCCGCGATCCGGCCCGAGATCGACCCTGGGAGCATCGACCTCTACCTGACGTATCAGTACATTCCTCAC includes these proteins:
- a CDS encoding pyridoxine 5'-phosphate synthase, whose amino-acid sequence is MVELGVNIDHVATIRQARRTVEPDPVAAAYFAELGGADTITVHLREDRRHIQDRDVRILKETVHIKLNFELSCAPEIVDICCATHPRQATLVPERREEVTTEGGLNLLRGDGVVEQAIEKLRDQGIEVSLFIDPDREQIEKAEALGVHAIELHTGQYALARGADQRRELDRLTQAGVIATDLGLRLHAGHGLTYQNVIPIASIPNMFELNIGHSIVSRAVLVGFQAAVAEMKRLIQVPRA
- the cls gene encoding cardiolipin synthase codes for the protein MLSVLPSLNEFPEFYWGIIALLLHTGLTMTIVIRVIMSNRSVGATLSWIAVVFMFPMLGPGVYLLIGELRLGSRRARLVRQLREPSRLRYRKLDRGDLRVHWHSVGEDCEMLARAAERMLEVPALPGNHFELLSDWEDVFDRMIQDIDGAQVSCDMEFYIWHDAGRTRDVAEALMRAAERGVTCRVLVDGIGSLPFLRSDTIQVLRRKGIRVEAALPGGIWRIPFVRFDLRMHRKLVLIDDQIAWTGSLNLVDPRFFKSEAGFGQWIDAMTRLEGPAVEALAITFQQDWYVETDLGGTELPDVTGDQLIRKRGTAAVQVLPSGPANQVEAIERLLITAIYLARRELVITTPYFVPSEALQMALATASQRGVKVIVVVPAIVDSLLVRWASQAFMGDLMQSGVFIAKFHGGLLHTKSVTIDGHISLFGSLNMDPRSFRLNFELTLAVYDITFTNTLRALQQEYLNQSEMIDPVAWFSRSFLTRFGEKTARLMGPLL
- a CDS encoding metallophosphoesterase, with the protein product MRCYFLSDLHLFSRRTDFGRYERVLEQAADRAGAVILGGDIFDFKWSCYPSLDSTIEKAVEWLSELTDRHPNCSFYYLLGNHDSHPRYVSALDRLVFEKKNLQWQPYWLRFGHAVFLHGDVLDGGMDHHEVDERRKKHSGDPVPESYRHWLYDVAVQVKVHRAVATFARRRAWVLKKLARYLREQGLDATQGVTDVYFGHTHRSMTSVRYDGLVFHNGGACIKGLPFRILELQLAS
- a CDS encoding universal stress protein, with protein sequence MKVLLATDGSSTAMDAASLLARLPHRDRLELTILFVNQAYEFFGVVESQSVVDRCIAEEKSRGMEACQRAAHLFQGANATVETLVVDGHPGETIVDTAADKQVDLIVLGATGHTKIDRFLLGSVSDFVATHAKCSVLVARSQMLEELKQHELRICVGIDDSDRSSNAFSKFCEAGWTVPAQVDFVGVVRLPYTYSDIPIAIDTSNSKKSMQAKLAQTVVQCQHRFPAASIHVEEANHVGDTLVRFATKHHSDLMMLGDTGKGLMGRFLLGSVTRYVLRNAPCSIWISR
- a CDS encoding S1C family serine protease, encoding MAPHPTDQPADSFNDRPIAEESLREGSIDRSPSPPPFLFPTDASPSTPREGVEPAENAPANGIPGMQTEGLPRDEEFLEEVASEPSPGNAYSSAKSLFLSTLTSLAVVVVLLAVLRLLLPATLELSRYSWHRGQLRAEYEVAGEQLQQVSLEGLSSISQTVAKRVVPSVVHITTSMAESPLTSVIGRRSMTGHGSGVIIDKGGWILTNSHVLDDGPVIHVYLADERNCLAELVGSDPLTDLAVLKIKADDLLPIAWGDSDVAQVGSPVWAVGSPFGLTGSITFGIVSSKHRLDLSGTQYDDSGSVRTGRDRKRGPTARYSDLMQTDVAVNPGNSGGPLVNGRGELIGINTAIIGESYRGVSFAIPSNVARQVFDEIVQNGKMRRGWLGVEFVSVSRYQQLRGEEMPLETTYELTKEQTGAMANRILPGSPAELAGLAEGDCIISVNGIAIRGVEDAIFRIGNSQPGSSVDLEIERNAERQRLSITIGQRPD
- a CDS encoding DinB family protein; translated protein: MESVEPYFQKYLNRVVAGAEPVDQLRSQAGNLVHWAERVEPAATTVVHAPYTWTFRQVLQHIIDTERVFAFRALWFARGANEPLPSFDEHAFSRHSLANEIDWTKLVDEFHSVRAASVSLFGNLPPDAWKRAGIAAGYKMDVTMLCGMIFGHLDHHFEILRSRLLSETSR
- a CDS encoding sigma-54-dependent transcriptional regulator encodes the protein MMKILIVEDDPTARYALHRAIRNDARTVLEAEHGGQAIEKIHENQPDLVFLDLNMPVQDGLGVLDALRDSPPSRLPEIIVVTANDSVNIAVECIRRGASDFLVKPYDLDHIRTIVARSQRRWQLEARVLELQSQLDSIPSLGALLSISPSMHRVFDQIRKAASTSLPILIRGESGTGKELVARELHRLSPRNTGPFIAVNTAALSEHLIESELFGHVKGAFTGSDRNREGVFRKAHRGTLFLDEIGDMPVSVQTRLLRVLQEGVLTPVGSEEEIPVDVRVISATHQDLESAIEQKRFRADLYFRLRGIEIKLPPLRARSEDILLLANHFLQGELVFSPQATEAILRYAWPGNIRELKQRVEGAAAMARSSAIEPEDLGLAPPRPDSEVGSNTDWLAPYLEVPLTEGKQKLVEWFERVAIERALELEQGNVSAAARRLGIHRQSLQQKLKDLERA